The Silene latifolia isolate original U9 population unplaced genomic scaffold, ASM4854445v1 scaffold_248, whole genome shotgun sequence genome contains a region encoding:
- the LOC141639006 gene encoding uncharacterized protein LOC141639006, with the protein MGDDANLLQQLHELLCANPDLGARNFGSARRFESARPVDEFKVTELPECEGNTDPENVSLWFENLKTKRARDGKEKLKSWDALKRKLRKRYVSRSHKIDIYRKIAELSQGSLSIVDYIAEFEKLSLMSEMDELEEQKIARFCRGLNKNIAFTVDLQSYDSFDMLCQLCSKVERQNKVSRSSTSFTPKSNAWSKPEGARSGGSVSTVVTPAPTPKPLICDKPESSSKEKDLAKVRCFKCQGFGHFRSDCPNKRIVTLRKAMNSRDELSYDLAVEEKGLFVLNEDEEAENEELSYEAPTYDTLVLRRMLHSKVETVVVEQRDHIFHTKCQVGDKWCSVIVDGGSCTNVVPTELIEKPALVTTPHLKPYTLHLLDDGSKVKVSKRARVNFTMGPYKDAVLCDVIPMDACHLLLGRPWGKKPSLTMFANEREIEQELDDGGCVYALIALNQPQPQVSEHDAINELLLEFADVFPDDLPTGLPPIRGIEHQIDLISGAPLPNKAAYRSNSEE; encoded by the exons ATGGGAGACGATGCCAATCTACTGCAGCAGTTGCATGAATTGTTGTGCGCAAACCCTGACTTAGGGGCTCGCAATTTTGGTAGTGCTAGGCGTTTTGAGAGTGCAAGGCCTGTGGACGAATTCAAGGTCACGGAGTTACCAGAATGCGAAGGTAATACAGATCCGGAG AATGTGTCGTTGTGGTTTGAGAATCTTAAGACCAAACGAGCAAGGGATGGCAAGGAGAAACTGAAATCTTGGGATGCCCTAAAACGAAAACTCAGAAAGAGGTATGTTTCGAGAAGCCATAAAAtcgatatttatagaaaaattgcTGAATTAAGCCAAGGCAGTTTGTCAATTGTCGATTACATTGCTGAATTTGAAAAACTCTCATTGATGAGTGAAATGGACGAATTGGAGGAACAAAAAATAGCTAGGTTTTGTAGGGGGCTGAACAAGAACATCGCTTTCACGGTGGATTTACAGAGTTATGATTCGTTTGATATGCTGTGTCAGTTATGTTCGAAAGTTGAAAGACAGAATAAAGTGAGTCGTTCTAGCACCAGTTTCACCCCGAAGAGTAATGCGTGGTCTAAACCCGAGGGAGCTAGGTCTGGTGGTTCCGTGTCTACAGTAGTCACGCCTGCCCCCACACCCAAACCGCTCATTTGCGACAAACCTGAATCGAGTAGCAAAGAAAAAGACCTGGCCAAGGTCCGTTGTTTCAAATGTCAAGGGTTTGGTCACTTCCGAAGTGATTGCCCTAATAAAAGGATTGTTACTCTACGAAAAGCCATGAATTCGCGTGATGAGCTATCGTATGATTTGGCTGTTGAGGAGAAGGGATTGTTTGTGTTGAACGAAGATGAGGAGGCCGAGAATGAGGAGTTGTCTTATGAAGCTCCTACATATGATACTTTGGTCTTACGACGTATGTTGCACTCTAAGGTTGAAACGGTAGTTGTAGAGCAGCGAGATCATATTTTTCACACAAAATGTCAGGTTGGTGATAAGTGGTGTAGCGTGATTGTCGATGGTGGGAGTTGCACCAATGTTGTTCCTACGGAGTTGATTGAAAAGCCTGCTCTCGTGACTACACCGCATCTAAAGCCCTATACTTTGCATTTGCTTGATGACGGTAGTAAAGTGAAGGTTTCGAAACGGGCCCGAGTGAATTTTACAATGGGTCCTTACAAGGATGCGGTTTTATGCGATGTTATACCTATGGATGCGTGCCATTTGCTTTTGGGACGTCCTTG GGGTAAGAAGCCAAGCTTAACCATGTTTGCTAACGAAAGGGAGATTGAACAGGAGCTCGACGATGGTGGTTGTGTTTATGCGCTCATAGCCTTAAATCAGCCCCAACCACAAGTAAGTGAGCACGATGCTATCAATGAGTTGCTTCTTGAGTTTGCAGATGTATTCCCGGATGATTTACCTACTGGTTTGCCACCGATTAGAGGGATCGAGCATCAAATTGACTTGATTTCAGGGGCTCCATTACCTAATAAGGCTGCCTATCGAAGTAATTCCGAGGAATAA
- the LOC141639003 gene encoding uncharacterized protein LOC141639003, which translates to MPSLSVIQLDRLIEPGPTTKTAHTTSFPNLDRRNTTSLPLDIIDTLPPHRPCNPVATTPQFNNNNDNNNNNVTVIPHMSPWLYSAPEQTPLPISPTSSYSPSSRFLINHKRRGPRLAKSIYDQNVIGEVEAEEKLVAVDNRDFVVEEEEEANEGENGGMTEVGEGKNSTQSRELMRFWSSIDGWDESSSANVATPMAEFSTPMADFYDAWEELSSDSGHQAAQRSLSDAETELRELRLTLLMEIENRKLVEEALHSMQSLWQILKDKLGAVGVVLPPDLANLGLSEDICRQIQLLRFVSESIGKGIAKTEVEAEMKAQLEAKNFEISRLGDRLHYYETVNKELCQMNQEAVENARRDRQIKKRRQKWVWGSIVTAITLGSAALAWSSLPSEKGSSSTKLPEASEQ; encoded by the exons ATGCCATCACTCTCCGTAATACAGCTTGATCGATTAATAGAACCTGGGCCAACAACCAAAACCGCCCACACAACGTCGTTTCCCAACCTCGACCGCCGTAATACCACGTCGTTACCGCTCGACATTATCGACACTCTGCCACCTCATCGCCCTTGTAATCCCGTCGCAACTACGCCGCAatttaacaacaacaacgataataataataacaatgtgACGGTAATACCTCACATGAGTCCTTGGCTATATAGCGCACCGGAACAAACACCGCTTCCTATATCTCCAACGTCCTCGTATTCGCCATCTTCGCGGTTCCTCATAAACCACAAGCGACGTGGGCCCCGCCTGGCCAAAAGCATTTACGACCAGAATGTGATTGGAGAAGTGGAAGCAGAGGAGAAGTTGGTGGCTGTTGATAATAGAGATTTTgtggtagaggaggaggaggaggcgaaTGAGGGAGAAAATGGAGGAATGACGGAGGTAGGAGAGGGCAAAAATTCGACACAGTCGCGGGAATTAATGAGGTTTTGGAGCTCAATTGATGGTTGGGACGAGTCGTCTTCTGCCAATGTAGCTACTCCCATGGCGGAGTTTAGTACTCCTATGGCTGATTTTTATGATGCTTGGGAAG AACTATCTTCTGATAGCGGACACCAAGCTGCTCAACGCTCTCTCAGTGATGCTGAGACTGAGCTAAGGGAATTGAGGCTCACCTTGTTGATGGAGATTGAAAACAGGAAGTTAGTAGAAGAAGCTTTACATAGTATGCAAAGTCTGTGGCAAATACTGAAAGATAAATTAGGAGCCGTTGGCGTAGTTCTCCCACCTGATCTAGCAAATCTGGGTCTATCTGAAGATATTTGTCGACAAATCCAATTGTTACGTTTTGTTTCAGAATCTATTGGGAAAGGGATTGCAAAAACTGAAGTCGAGGCAGAGATGAAAGCTCAACTAGAGGCCAAGAACTTTGAGATTTCTCGTTTAGGTGACAGGTTACACTATTATGAGACTGTCAACAAGGAGTTGTGTCAAATGAACCAGGAAGCTGTTG AGAATGCACGACGTGACAGGCAGATTAAGAAAAGAAGACAGAAATGGGTGTGGGGATCAATTGTTACAGCGATTACGCTTGGCAGTGCTGCGTTGGCATGGTCTTCCCTTCCCAGTGAAAAAGGATCATCTTCGACCAAGCTTCCAGAAGCTTCTGAACAGTAA